A stretch of the Tachyglossus aculeatus isolate mTacAcu1 chromosome 6, mTacAcu1.pri, whole genome shotgun sequence genome encodes the following:
- the RAB9B gene encoding ras-related protein Rab-9B produces the protein MSGKSLLLKVILLGDGGVGKSSLMNRYVTNKFDSQAFHTIGVEFLNRDLEVDGRFVTLQIWDTAGQERFKSLRTPFYRGADCCLLTFSVDDRQSFENLGNWQKEFVYYADVKDPDHFPFVVLGNKVDKTERQVTPEEAKAWCVENGDYPYLETSAKDDTNVAVAFEEAVRQVLAVEEQLEHCVLGHTIDLHSSSKAGSSCC, from the coding sequence ATGAGCGGGAAGTCACTGCTCTTAAAGGTCATCCTCCTGGGGGATGGCGGAGTTGGCAAAAGCTCCCTCATGAACCGCTACGTAACCAACAAGTTCGACTCGCAAGCATTCCACACCATAGGCGTGGAGTTCTTAAACCGCGACCTGGAGGTGGATGGACGCTTCGTGACCCTCCAGATCTGGGACACCGCGGGACAGGAACGGTTCAAGAGCCTACGGACTCCGTTCTACAGGGGAGCCGACTGCTGCCTCTTGACCTTCAGTGTGGATGACCGCCAAAGCTTTGAGAACCTGGGCAACTGGCAGAAAGAGTTTGTCTATTATGCAGACGTGAAGGACCCTGACCACTTCCCCTTCGTCGTCCTGGGGAACAAGGTTGACAAAACGGAGAGGCAAGTGACCCCGGAGGAGGCCAAAGCTTGGTGCGTGGAGAACGGGGACTACCCTTATCTGGAAACCAGTGCCAAAGATGACACCAATGTGGCCGTGGCCTTTGAAGAAGCCGTCCGGCAGGTCTTAGCGGTGGAAGAGCAACTGGAGCATTGCGTGCTGGGACACACGATTGACCTGCACAGCAGTTCCAAAGCCGGATCTTCGTGCTGTTAA
- the PLP1 gene encoding myelin proteolipid protein: protein MGLLECCARCLVGAPFGSLVATGLCFFGVALFCGCGHEALTGTERLIETYFSKNFQDYEYLINVIHGFQYFIYGTASFFFLYGALLLAEGFYTTGAVRQIFGDYKTTICGKGLSATVTGGPAKGRGARGHHQAYCLERVCHCLGKWLGHPDKFVGITYALTIVWLLVFACSAVPVYIYFNTWTTCQSIAFPSKTTASIGSLCADARMYGVLPWNAFPGKVCGSNLLSICKTSEFQMTFHLFIAAFVGAAATLVSLLTFMIAATYNFAVLKLMGRGTKF from the exons ATGG gcTTGTTAGAATGCTGTGCAAGATGCCTGGTGGGTGCACCCTTTGGATCTCTGGTGGCCACAGGCTTGTGCTTCTTTGGGGTGGCCCTGTTCTGCGGCTGTGGGCATGAAGCTCTCACGGGCACAGAGCGGCTAATTGAGACCTACTTCTCCAAAAACTTCCAGGACTATGAGTATCTCATCAATGT CATCCACGGCTTTCAGTACTTCATCTACGGAACcgcctctttcttcttcctgtaCGGGGCCCTCCTGCTGGCCGAGGGCTTCTACACCACTGGGGCGGTCAGACAGATCTTCGGCGACTACAAGACAACCATCTGCGGCAAGGGTCTGAGCGCTACGGTAACAGGGGGCCCGGCCAAGGGGAGGGGTGCCAGAGGTCATCATCAAGCTTACTGTTTGGAGCGGGTGTGTCATTGTTTGGGAAAATGGCTAGGACATCCCGACAAG TTTGTGGGCATTACTTATGCCCTGACCATTGTGTGGCTCTTGGTGTTTGCCTGCTCGGCCGTGCCTGTTTACATTTATTTTAACACCTGGACCACCTGCCAATCTATCGCCTTTCCCAGCAAGACCACGGCCAGCATAGGCAGCCTCTGTGCCGACGCCCGGATGTACG GTGTTCTcccctggaatgcctttcctggAAAGGTGTGTGGCTCCAACCTGCTGTCCATCTGCAAAACGTCTGAG TTCCAAATGACCTTCCATCTGTTTATTGCTGCCTTTGTGGGAGCCGCGGCCACCCTTGTTTCGCTG CTCACTTTCATGATTGCCGCCACCTACAACTTTGCCGTCCTGAAACTCATGGGCCGGGGCACCAAGTTCTAA